The genomic DNA GCCACGTGCGCCAGAGCCGGGCGAGGAGGGGAGCCGTGTCGCCGGGAAGGCGCGCCATGAGACCTACCGGGTCGGATCAGTGCCGCCCCGGGGCAGGATGCGCGGCGGCTGCGGTTTGCCGCCGCCGCCGCCGCGGATCAAGGCTTTTGCTCAGCGGCCGTCGCCGCGCGGCCCGTGATCGTCGCCGCGATCGTCACCGCGGTCCCGGTGCCAGCCGCCCCGCATGCCGTGACCGCCCATCGGGCCCATCGGTCGGGCGAGGATCATGGCGCGCCGCTTCTGGTCCTGGTCGAGGCTGGCGTAGAGCGGCTGGGACGCGTCGGCGAGCTTGCGCAGGGCGTCGCCCCGCGCGCTCGCCGCGTCCGCCATCGCCCGCAGCGCCGCCGGGGCGTCGTCGCTGAATTTCGGCCGGTCGCGCATCGCCTCGCGGCGCTGCTGGCGCAGCTTGGCCATGTCGCGGATCGCCGTCTCCACCGGCGGCCACAGCTTCTCCTGGTCGGCGTTGAGCTTCAGACCGGCATGCAGGGCGGCGATGCGGGCATCCGTGAAGGCCGCGCGGTCCTCGGGGGTCAGCGCGCTCCAGCGGCCGTGCCCGCGGAAGCCCTCAGGTCCGTGATCGCGCGCGACCGCCGCGCCGGCGAGCCCGAGGCCGAGCGCCCCGGTCACCAGGATGGCCGCCGTCAAAGGTCGGGTCATGGAAATCTCCGTCTCACGCTCGGGACGTCGCCGCGGCCCGCGGCGGCGCCCAACGCCGCGCATAGGGCACCTTCCGTGTATCCCGCTTGTGTATGTAACAATGTTACATTAGTGGCAGGCGCGACGGGGTTGCGGCAGGTGGAGCGGTGCGGCGCGTGGCGAGAACATTCCGGATCGCGGCGCTCGCGATCCTGTCCCTGTGGTTCGGGTCGGCGGGGCCGGTCTCGGCCGCACCGCAGGAGCGGCCGGTGCGGGCGGTGGCGACCTTCTCGATCCTGGGCGACCTCGTCCGGCAGGTCGGCGGATCGCACGTGACGGTGGCGACGCTGGTCGGTCCGGACTCCGACGCGCACGGCCTGAGCCCGTCCCCGGCCGACGCGCGCAAGCTCGCCGAAGCCGACATCGTGTTCGTCAACGGCCTCGGGCTGGAGGGCTGGTTCGACCGGCTGATCCGGGCCTCCGGCACGCGCGCCCCCGTGGTGGTGGCCTCCGCGGGCGTGAAGCCGATCCCCGCGCAGGACGAGCACGCCCACGAGGACGGCGACCACGGACACGGACACGGCGACCACGCCGTGGACCCGCATGCCTGGCAGGACGTCGCCAACGTGCGGACCTACGTGGCGAACATCCGGGACGGCCTCGCCAAGGTCGATCCGGCCCATGCCGACGCCTACCGGGCGGCGGCGGCCGCCTACCTCGCCGAGCTCGACGCGCTGGAGCGGGACGTCCGGGCGGCGATCGCCCGCATCCCCCCGGAGCGGCGGCGGATCATCACGACCCACGACGCCTTCGGCTACTTCGCGGCGGCCTACGGCCTGCGCTTCATCGCGCCGCAGGGCGTGTCGACGGACAGCGAGGCGAGCCCGCGGGACGTGGCCGCGATCATCCGCCAGATCCGGAAGGAGCGCGTGCCGGCGGTGTTCCTCGAGAACATCAGCGACCCGCGCCAGATGCAGCAGATCGCCCGCGAGAGCGGCGCCCGCGTCGGCGGCAAGGTCTATTCCGACGCGCTCTCGGCGCCGGACGGCCCGGCCGCGACGTATCTCGACCTGATGCGGTCGAACCTGAAGGCGTTCGACGCCGCGCTGATGCCGGGCTAACCCGCCGGGAGGGCGCGCCGCCGCGATCCTTCGCCTTCACGGCGTCGGACATGACATAGCGTAAACCGCCGGTTAAGAGGCCCCCACTAGCCTTACGAAACGGGTGCCAGCCGATCCTCGTGCGCGAGGGCTCAAGGCCTTGGGGCCTTCAGAACGCGTAGCTCGGAGATCGCGTGGCTTGGGGGCCTGACCGCTGGCGCTTCTATCGGCTCGTCGCGCGCGAGACCGCGCGCGCGGTCCGCGCCGCCGGCGCCAGCGTCACAGCCCCGCCCGACATCCTCGCCCGGATGCGGGTCGCCGGCTTGGTGATCGCGCCGCAGGACCTGCGCACCTCCGACGCGACCTTCGCGGACGACATCTACGCCGGGTTGTTCGTCTTCGCCGGCCGGTCGCTCGCGGCGAGCGGCGGCTCGCCCTTCGACTACGCGGCACCGTCGCCGGAATGGGCCGACGAGCTCTACGGCTTCGGCTGGCTGCGCCACCTGCGCGCCGCCGACACCGCGCTGGCCCGCGCCAATGCCCGCGCCTTCGTGGCCGATTTCATCGCCGGCCGCGGCGACGCGGCGCTCGCCCGCCAGACGCCGGTGGCGGCGCGCCGGCTGATCTCGTTCCTGTGCCAGTCGCCCCTCGTTCTGGAGGGTGCCGACCACGGCTTCTACCAGAACTTCCTCAAGGCGATCGGCCGCAACGCCCAGCAGCTCGAGCGCGACCTCCGGCGCGGTGTGCCGCCGCAATGGCGCCTGAACGCCGCGGTGGCGCTCTGCTACGCCGGCCTGTGCTGCGACGGCATCCAGCCGATCCTGCGCCGGGCGACCCGCATCCTGACGCGGGAGCTCGACCGGCAGATCCTGACCGACGGCGGCCACCGCTCCCGCGACCCGCGCTACGCCATGGAGCTGCTCCTCGACCTCCTGCCGCTGCGGCAGAGCTACCTGAGCCGCAGCGTCGAGCCGCCGCTGGCGCTCCTGCGCGCGGTCGACCGGATGCTGCCGCTGCTGCGACTGCTCCGCCACCCGGATGCCTCGCTGAGCCACTTCAACGGCATGGGCGCCACGGACGCGGACCATCTCGCGACCCTGCTGGTCTACGACGGCGCGCTCGCCCGCCCGCTGATGCACGCGCCGAACTCGGGCTACGAGCGCCTGGAGGGCGGCCGGGTGGTGATCGTCGCCGATGTCGGTGCCAGCCCGCCGCTGCCCTACGCGGTGAATGCCGGTGCGGGCTGCCTCGCCTTCGAGATGTCGAGCGGGCCGCAGCGCATCGTGGTCAATTGCGGCCTGCCGGCCAGCGGCGCGGATCTGCGCCTCCTTGCCCGCTCGACGCCGGCCCATTCGACGGCCTCGGTGGCCCACGCCTCATCCTGCCGGTTCCTCACCCGCACCGGGTGGTGGGGCGAGCGGCTGCTGGCGGACTGGCTGATCGGTCGGCGCGGGCCCGTGGTGCTGAGCGGTCCATCTGCGGTGGCGGCCGAGCGGGCCGAGGAGGCCGACAGCGTCGTCCTCGCTGCCCGGCACAACGGCTACGCCCCCGAATTCGGCATCGTGCACGAGCGCCGCTGGCAGCTCTTCCACGCGACGGCGCGCCTGGAGGGCCGCGACGCCTTCCTGCGCCAGGGCAAGGGGCTCAGCCGCGGGCGGCGGCTGCGCCCGCAGGACGTGGCGATCCGTTTTCACCTGCATCCCGGCATCGCGGTGCGCAGCGTCCCGGAGGGGCTGGAACTCGCCTCGGCGCTCGGGGAGGTCTGGGTGTTCAGCGCCGAGAACGCCGAGATCGCCATCGAGGAGAGCGTCTACTTCTCGGGCCTGACCGGACCGCGCCGGACCGACCAGATCGTCCTTCATCTGCGGGTATCCGACGATGTGGAAGTCCGGTGGAACTTCGAGCGTCGGGCCTCCGCGCCCCTGCGCGGCGTGGCGCCCTGACGGGTCTCCGGACAGGGCCGGCTGGCCGGGCTCACCGTTTCCATGCTACCGCGCCGGAAAATCTCGAACTTTCGGCACGAAGCTATGGCGCACGATCAGGTGCGGGTCTCCCGCGCGCTCCTCTCGGTCTCGGACAAGACCGGCCTCGTCGACTTCGCCCGGGCGCTCCACGCCCGCGGCATCGCGCTGGTCTCGACCGGGGGCACCCACCGGACCCTGCAGGAGGCCGGCCTGCCGGTCACCGAGGTCGCCGACCTGACGGGGTTCCCGGAGATGATGGACGGCCGGGTCAAGACGCTGCACCCGGCGGTCCACGGCGGCCTGCTCGCCATCCGCGACAACCCGGAGCACCAGGCCGCGCTCGCCGCCCACGGCATCGGCGCCATCGATCTCCTCGTGGTCAACCTCTACCCGTTCGAGGCGACCATCGCGGCTGACCGGTCCGACGCCGACTGCATCGAGAATATCGATATCGGCGGCCCGGCGATGATCCGCGCGGCGGCCAAGAACCACGCGGACGTCGCCGTCGTCACCGACGTTTCGGACTATGCCGGCGTCCTCGCCGCCCTCGAGGCGCAGGACGGCGCACTCGGCGCGGATCTGCGCCGGAGCCTGGCGCAGAAGGCCTTCGCCCGCACCGCGTCCTACGATGCCGCCATCGCCAACTGGATGGCGGGCCGCTTCGGCGCCGAGGCGCCGGCCCGCTTCCGGGCCTTCGGCGGTTCCCTGGGCCAGGAACTGCGCTACGGCGAGAACCCCCACCAGTCGGCCGCCTTCTACCGCGCCCCCGGTAAGGTCCGGGCGGGCGTGGCCACCGCCCGCCAGCTCCAGGGCAAAGAGCTGTCCTACAATAACTTCAACGACACGGACGCCGCCTACGAGTGCGTGGCCGAGTTCGACCCGGCCCGGACCGCCGCCGTGGCCATCATCAAGCACGCCAACCCCTGCGGCGTCGCCGAGGGGGCGAGCCTGCTCGAGGCCTACGAGCGGGCCCTGAGCTGCGACCCGACCTCCGCGTTCGGCGGCATCGTCGCCCTGAACCGGACCCTCGACGCCGAGGCGGCCCGCCGGATCGTCGAGATCTTCACGGAGGTGATCATCGCCCCCGACGCCACGCCCGAGGCGGCGGCCATCGTGGCCGGCAAGAAGAACCTGCGCCTGCTGCTGGCCGGCGGCGTGCCAGACCCGCGGGCCGGCGGGGAGACCGTGCGGACCCTCGCGGGCGGGCTGCTGGTCCAGAGCCGGGACGCGGCGGTCGTCGACGACATGCCGCTCACGGTCGTGACCAAGCGCGCGCCGACCGAGGCCGAGCTGGCCGATCTCCGGTTCGCCTACCGGGTGGCCAAGCACGTGAAGTCGAACGCCATCGTGTACGCGAAGGCCGGCGCCACGGTCGGCATCGGCGCGGGCCAGATGTCCCGGGTCGATTCCTCGCGCATCGCCGCCTGGAAGGCCGCCGAGGGGGCGAAGCGTCTCGGGCTGGCCGAGAGCCTCGCGGTCGGCTCGGTGGTGGCGTCGGACGCGTTCTTCCCGTTCGCGGACGGCCTCATGGCGGCCGCCGAGGCGGGCGCCACCGCGGTGATCCAGCCCGGCGGCTCGATGCGCGACGCGGACGTGGTCGCGGCGGCCGACGAGGCCGGTCTCGCCATGGTCCTGACGGGGCACCGCCACTTCCGGCACTGAGCCGGCGGGCCGTCTCCCGCCCTCCGGGACGGCGCGCCACCTCGGGGGCGGCCGCACCGGTCAAGACGCCCCGGAACGCCCGCGCTCGCGCCGCCGCGCCGCGTTAACGATACGCCGCGATCGGATCGGCCGGGTCGATTGTTTGCCGAGCGGCCGCTTCCGCCCAGCATTGCCTTGAACAGACGCGGTGCTCGACCAAGCTCGGCAATGAATGGTCGGCGTCCGGGAAAACTATCTTTGGTGCAACATTACGGGTGTAATATTCCAAACTTGTCGAATAGGCGCGGTGTCTGCGCCGTGGGTTGAAATTTTCTCGGCCGCACGCCATCATCGCAGGGAAATGCGCCGGAAGCTCGCGTGAAGAACTTCCTGGAACAGCTCCGGGTCGAGTGACGAGATGGTGGTCGCAGCGCTGTTGTTTCTCGTGGGATGGCTTCTCGGCCGATCCTACTCGGTGATCATCCTCGCCCTGACCTCGTCGGTGATCCTGTTCACCGCCACGACGATCTTCGTGTCGGTCTACGGGATCGACCTGCTGCGCGTCCTGATCGTGTTGGGATATCTCACCGCGCATCAGGCGGGGTATCTCCTCGGCGCCTATCTCACCGGGTATCCCGAGAGCGATCGGGGGCGGTGAGGCGCATCACCACCACCAGACCAGCCGTCCGGCGTACCCGTTGATCAGGATCCAGAGCCCAGCGGCGACGAGGGACCAGGTAATCACAAGGAGAAGCGGTGGCTTCGTGCCGGGCTGACTGCGCAGAAGTGTCAGGACGGTGTTCACGTTCGATATCCCAGGAGCCCGGTGCGGAGGGAAAGCCGATACGGGCTCGTACCGCATCGGGTTCCACCGGGCCGATTGTCGGCAGGTTAAATCTTGTCCAGGCTCGGGTGACGGGCGCGCCCTCGATGAGCTCAGGGGCGCCGGTCAGATTACTTGCAGTTGCAATAAGTCGCCTCTCGCAACATCAAAAGTTTGAACCAGGACAATTGACGCTCCGGATCCGTTCGGTGGAGGCCTGTTTCCGCCGGGCCTCGATACTTGACACATCCGTATAGGATCAGACGAAACGCAATCCGTGAGGAACCGCACGGGTCGCTATTTCGCCCCCGCGTTGCAGGCTCGACACAAGGGGGACGGCCGCGTCGTGCCGTACGAACGAGAACGCCCAGGCAGCGCGAGCTGCCTGGGCGTCTCTGACACGCGCCGGACCTCGGTCCGGCCGGCTCGCGCCGATCAGGTGTCGGCGAAGATGTCGCGATCCTTGGTCTCCGGAACGAAGAACACGCCGATGATCACTGTCGCAACCGCGATGACGATCGGGTACCAGAGGCCGAAATAGATGTCGCCGGTCTGGGCCACCATGGCGAAGGCGGTCGCCGGCAGGAGGCCGCCGAACCAGCCGTTGCCGATATGGTAGGGCAGCGACATCGAGGTGTAGCGGATCCGGGTCGGGAACAGCTCCACCAGCATGGCGGCGATCGGGCCGTAGACCATCGTGACGAAGAGCACGAGGATGAACAGCAGGCCGATCACCTGCGCGACCTGCGGCCGGAAGATGTCGAACGGGTTCGACATCTTGACGATCTCGGGGTCGCCGGCCTTCGGGTAGCCCGCGGCCTGCAGCGCGGCGGTCGTGGCCTTGTTGGCCTCGACGTTGCCGCCCTGCGGGTACGGGATCTCGGTGTCGTTGACCCGGATCGTGGTGGGCTGGCCGGCCGCGCCGGGGGCGGTCGAGTAGCGGACCGACGACTTCGACAGGAAGTCGCGGGCGAGGTCGCAGGGCTGGGTGAACACCCGGGTCCCGACCGGGTTGAACAGGGTTCCGCAGGCGGCCGGATCGGCCGTCACCGTCACCTTCACGTTCTCGATCGCCGCCTCGAGCTTCGGGTTGGCCGTCGAGGTGATCCCCTTGAAGATCGGGAAGAACGTCGCCGCCGCGATCGCGCAGCCCGCCAGGATGATGACCTTGCGGCCGATCTTGTCGGACAGCCAGCCGAAGACCACGAAGAAGCCGGTGCCGAAGAGCAGCGACCACGCGATCAGCAGGTTGGCCGTGTAGCCGTCGACCTTCAGGATCGATTGCAGGAAGAACAGCGCGTAGAACTGGCCCGTGTACCAGACCACGCCCTGGCCGGCGACGAGCCCGAACAGGGCGATGATCGCGAATTTCGCGTTCCGCCACTGGCCGAACGCCTCGGTGAGCGGCGCCTTGGAGGTCTTGCCCTCCTCCTTCATCTTCTGGAAGGCCGGCGATTCGGAGAGCTGGAGGCGGATCCAGACCGAGATGCCGAGCAGCAGCACCGAGACCAGGAACGGGATGCGCCAGCCCCACTCGGCGAAGGCGGCCTCGCCGGTGATGGTCCGGGTCGCCAGGATCACCATCAGCGACAGGAACAGGCCCAGGGTCGCGGTCGTCTGGATCCAGCTCGTGTAGAAGCCGCGCCGGCCGTTGGGGGCGTGCTCGGCCACGTAGGTCGCCGCCCCGCCGTACTCGCCACCGAGCGCGAGGCCCTGGGCGAGGCGCAGGACGATCAGGATGATCGGGGCCGCGATGCCGATGGTCGCCGCGTTGGGCAGGATGCCGACGATGAAGGTCGACAGACCCATGATCAGGATCGTGACGAGGAAGGTGTATTTGCGGCCGACGAGGTCGCCGACGCGGCCGAACACGAGGGCGCCGAACGGGCGGACGATGAAGCCGGCCGCGAAGGCCAGCAGGGCGAAGATGTCGCGCGTGGCCGGCGGGTAAGCCGAGAAGAATTGCGCGCCGATGATCGCCGCCAGCGAGCCGTAGAGATAGAAATCGTACCACTCGAACACGGTGCCGAGCGAGGACGCGAAGATCACCCGCTTCTCGGCCGACGTCATCGGCCTCGCGGCGTCCCCTGTCCGCGCACTCGCGGTTGCCACAGCCATGAAACAGGTCCTCCCAGACGCATTTGGGCGGCCCGCGACACGGATCGCCCGCTCACCGGCCCGATTCCCGGGCGGTTCTGCGCACGGCGCAGATCACCTATGCGTTATCGCACCGATCGGAGCGGTCAACCGGTAAAGCGATCGTGAAGACCCCCATCAACATGGGCGCGTACGCAGTTGTCACCGGAACGACGAAGGGCGCGGCTCGCGCCGCGCCCTCCGCCTGTTCGATGCTTCGGAAGGCCGTCAGTGCGCGTGCGCGCCGGCCGCCCCGATGCCCGTCTCGGAGCGCACGTACTGCGCCTCGAAGGCGGCCCGCTCGCGCTGGGCCCGGCGGGACTTGTCCATGAGGGAGACGATCCAGATCGTCGCGAAGGCCAGCGGCATCGAGAACAGCGCCGGGTTGTCGTAGGGGAAGAGCGGGGCGGGATTGCCCAGCGTGGTCACCCACACGGCCTTCGACAGAACCACCATGATGACCGCCGCGAGCAGGCCGACGAGGCCGCCGGCGAGCGCGCCCCAGGTGGTGGTGCCGCGCCACAGGATCGACATGGCCAGCACCGGGAAGTTGCAGCTCGCCGCCACCGCGAAGGCGAGGCCGACCATGAAGGCGACGTTCTGGTTCTCGAACACGTAGCCGAGGTAGATCGCCACGATCCCGATCACCACGGCCGAGATCTTCGACAGGTTGACCTCGTGCTTCTCGGTGGTGCGCCCGCGGGCGATCACCTGGGCGTAGAGGTCGTGGCTGATCGCCGAGGCCCCGGCGAGCGTGAGCCCGGCGACGACCGCGAGGATCGTCGCGAAGGCCACCGCGGAGATGAAGCCGAGGAAGTACGGCCCGCCCACCGCGTTGGCGAGGTTCACCGCCACCATGTTGGTGCCGCCGATCATGTCCTTCAGCTTGTCGAACGCGCCGGCCGGACCGAGCTTGAAGTAGACCGGGTCCGACATCAGCAGCGCGATGCCGCCGAAGCCGATGATGAAGGTCAGGATATAGAAGTAGCCGATCAGGCCGGTGGCGTAGAACACCGACTTGCGGGCGGCCTGGGCGTCCGAGACCGTGAAGAACCGCATGAGGATGTGCGGCAGCCCGGCGGTGCCGAACATCAGGCCGACGCCGAGCGAGATCGCCTCGACCGGGTTCGACACCAGACCGCCCGGCGCCATGATCGCGTCGCCCTTCGGGTGGACCTGAACGGCGTTGGCGAACAGCGATTCCGGGTTGAAGCCGTACTTGTACAGAACCGCGCCGGCCATGAAGGTCGCGCCGCCGAGCAGCAGGCAGGCCTTGATCACCTGCACCCAGGTGGTCGCCTTCATGCCGCCGAAGGCGACGTAGACGATCATCAGGACGCCGACGATGATCACCGCGTAGAGGTAGGGCAGGCCGAACAGGAGCTGAATCAGCTTCCCCGCGCCGACCATCTGGGCGATCAGGTAGAAGGCCACCACCACCAGGGTGCCCACCGCCGAGATGATGCGGATCGCGGTCTGGTCGAGGCGGAAGCTCGCCACGTCGGCGAAGGTGAACTTGCCGAGGTTGCGCAGGCGCTCCGCGATCAGAAACAGCACGATCGGCCAGCCGACCAGGAAGCCCGTCGAGTAGATCAGCCCGTCGAAGCCCGAGGTGTAGACGAGGCCGGAGATGCCGAGGAACGAGGCCGCCGACATGTAGTCGCCGGCGATCGCCAGCGAGTTGGTGCCGGCCGAGATGCCGCCGCCCGCCGCGTAGAAGTCGGCGGCCGACTTGGTGCCCTTGGCCGCCCGGTAGGTGATGCCGAGCGTCAGCAGCACGAAGAACAGGAACATCAGGATGGCCGGCCAGTTCGTGGCCGATTGCGCGACGGCACCGAGATCCGGGCCGGCCGCGTAGGCGGCGCTCGCGACGATCGTGGCGAGCGTCAGGCCGAGGAGGAGGCGGTTCATCGGGCCACGCTCCGCTTCAGGGCTTCGCTCAGCGCGTCGAAGCGCGTGTTGGCCCGGGCGACGTAGACCCCCGTGAGCGCGAAGGCGAACAGGATCACGAACACGCCCGCGAACAGGCCGAGGGAGGCGGTGCCGCCGACCTTCACGGCGAGGAGCGACTTGTCGAAGGCGATCAGGCCGATGAAGCCGAAATAGACGACCAGCATCAGGATCGTCAGGATCCAGGCGAAGCGGGTGCGCTCGTGAACGAGCTGCTGGAACTCGGGTGTCCGGGCGATCCGCTCGACCTGCGGATCGGCGGCGGTCTCGCGTGGGCGTGGTCCCGGGGGCGCCGCGCGCCCTCGGGTGTTCAGTGTCGTGCCGCTCATGGGTGTTCCTCCCGCGAGGGCCTGCTCTGGCCCCCCGGTTCTTCGCGTTGAGACTCGTGGTTCTTGTTGGGAGCGGGCGCCGCCCCGGCACCCGCCCCGGTCCGAACCCGCGCCGCCGGGGCGGCGCGGGTGCGATCAGCCCCGGTTCTGCCGGTTCTCGATCAGGTCGTCGACGACGGCCGGCTCGGCGAGCGTCGAGGTGTCGCCGAGCGAGCTGAAATCGTCCTCGGCGATCTTGCGCAGGATCCTGCGCATGATCTTGCCCGAGCGGGTCTTGGGCAGGCCGGGCGCGAACTGGATCAGGTCCGGCGAGGCGATCGGCCCGATATCCTTGCGGACCCAGGTCACGAGTTCCTTGCGCAGGGCGTCGTCGCCCTCCTCGCCGTCGTTCAGGGTCACGTAGGCGTAGATGCCCTGGCCCTTCACGTTGTGCGGGTAGCCCACCACCGCGGCCTCGGCCACCTTCGGGTGGGCGACCAGGGACGACTCGACCTCGGCGGTGCCCATCCGGTGACCCGAGACGTTGATGACGTCGTCGACCCGGCCGGTGATCCAGTAGTAGCCGTCCGCATCGCGGCGGGCGCCGTCGCCGGTGAAGTACTTGCCCGGGTAGGTCGAGAAGTAGGTCTGCTCGAAGCGCTCATGGTCGCCGTAGACCGTGCGCATCTGGCCCGGCCAGGAATCGGCGATGCAGAGATTGCCCTCGCAGGCGCCCTCCAGGACCTTGCCCTCGGCGTCGACCATC from Methylobacterium oryzae includes the following:
- a CDS encoding Spy/CpxP family protein refolding chaperone, whose protein sequence is MTRPLTAAILVTGALGLGLAGAAVARDHGPEGFRGHGRWSALTPEDRAAFTDARIAALHAGLKLNADQEKLWPPVETAIRDMAKLRQQRREAMRDRPKFSDDAPAALRAMADAASARGDALRKLADASQPLYASLDQDQKRRAMILARPMGPMGGHGMRGGWHRDRGDDRGDDHGPRGDGR
- a CDS encoding metal ABC transporter solute-binding protein, Zn/Mn family, producing MARTFRIAALAILSLWFGSAGPVSAAPQERPVRAVATFSILGDLVRQVGGSHVTVATLVGPDSDAHGLSPSPADARKLAEADIVFVNGLGLEGWFDRLIRASGTRAPVVVASAGVKPIPAQDEHAHEDGDHGHGHGDHAVDPHAWQDVANVRTYVANIRDGLAKVDPAHADAYRAAAAAYLAELDALERDVRAAIARIPPERRRIITTHDAFGYFAAAYGLRFIAPQGVSTDSEASPRDVAAIIRQIRKERVPAVFLENISDPRQMQQIARESGARVGGKVYSDALSAPDGPAATYLDLMRSNLKAFDAALMPG
- a CDS encoding heparinase II/III family protein is translated as MAWGPDRWRFYRLVARETARAVRAAGASVTAPPDILARMRVAGLVIAPQDLRTSDATFADDIYAGLFVFAGRSLAASGGSPFDYAAPSPEWADELYGFGWLRHLRAADTALARANARAFVADFIAGRGDAALARQTPVAARRLISFLCQSPLVLEGADHGFYQNFLKAIGRNAQQLERDLRRGVPPQWRLNAAVALCYAGLCCDGIQPILRRATRILTRELDRQILTDGGHRSRDPRYAMELLLDLLPLRQSYLSRSVEPPLALLRAVDRMLPLLRLLRHPDASLSHFNGMGATDADHLATLLVYDGALARPLMHAPNSGYERLEGGRVVIVADVGASPPLPYAVNAGAGCLAFEMSSGPQRIVVNCGLPASGADLRLLARSTPAHSTASVAHASSCRFLTRTGWWGERLLADWLIGRRGPVVLSGPSAVAAERAEEADSVVLAARHNGYAPEFGIVHERRWQLFHATARLEGRDAFLRQGKGLSRGRRLRPQDVAIRFHLHPGIAVRSVPEGLELASALGEVWVFSAENAEIAIEESVYFSGLTGPRRTDQIVLHLRVSDDVEVRWNFERRASAPLRGVAP
- the purH gene encoding bifunctional phosphoribosylaminoimidazolecarboxamide formyltransferase/IMP cyclohydrolase, yielding MAHDQVRVSRALLSVSDKTGLVDFARALHARGIALVSTGGTHRTLQEAGLPVTEVADLTGFPEMMDGRVKTLHPAVHGGLLAIRDNPEHQAALAAHGIGAIDLLVVNLYPFEATIAADRSDADCIENIDIGGPAMIRAAAKNHADVAVVTDVSDYAGVLAALEAQDGALGADLRRSLAQKAFARTASYDAAIANWMAGRFGAEAPARFRAFGGSLGQELRYGENPHQSAAFYRAPGKVRAGVATARQLQGKELSYNNFNDTDAAYECVAEFDPARTAAVAIIKHANPCGVAEGASLLEAYERALSCDPTSAFGGIVALNRTLDAEAARRIVEIFTEVIIAPDATPEAAAIVAGKKNLRLLLAGGVPDPRAGGETVRTLAGGLLVQSRDAAVVDDMPLTVVTKRAPTEAELADLRFAYRVAKHVKSNAIVYAKAGATVGIGAGQMSRVDSSRIAAWKAAEGAKRLGLAESLAVGSVVASDAFFPFADGLMAAAEAGATAVIQPGGSMRDADVVAAADEAGLAMVLTGHRHFRH
- a CDS encoding MFS transporter; this translates as MTSAEKRVIFASSLGTVFEWYDFYLYGSLAAIIGAQFFSAYPPATRDIFALLAFAAGFIVRPFGALVFGRVGDLVGRKYTFLVTILIMGLSTFIVGILPNAATIGIAAPIILIVLRLAQGLALGGEYGGAATYVAEHAPNGRRGFYTSWIQTTATLGLFLSLMVILATRTITGEAAFAEWGWRIPFLVSVLLLGISVWIRLQLSESPAFQKMKEEGKTSKAPLTEAFGQWRNAKFAIIALFGLVAGQGVVWYTGQFYALFFLQSILKVDGYTANLLIAWSLLFGTGFFVVFGWLSDKIGRKVIILAGCAIAAATFFPIFKGITSTANPKLEAAIENVKVTVTADPAACGTLFNPVGTRVFTQPCDLARDFLSKSSVRYSTAPGAAGQPTTIRVNDTEIPYPQGGNVEANKATTAALQAAGYPKAGDPEIVKMSNPFDIFRPQVAQVIGLLFILVLFVTMVYGPIAAMLVELFPTRIRYTSMSLPYHIGNGWFGGLLPATAFAMVAQTGDIYFGLWYPIVIAVATVIIGVFFVPETKDRDIFADT
- a CDS encoding cation acetate symporter, with translation MNRLLLGLTLATIVASAAYAAGPDLGAVAQSATNWPAILMFLFFVLLTLGITYRAAKGTKSAADFYAAGGGISAGTNSLAIAGDYMSAASFLGISGLVYTSGFDGLIYSTGFLVGWPIVLFLIAERLRNLGKFTFADVASFRLDQTAIRIISAVGTLVVVAFYLIAQMVGAGKLIQLLFGLPYLYAVIIVGVLMIVYVAFGGMKATTWVQVIKACLLLGGATFMAGAVLYKYGFNPESLFANAVQVHPKGDAIMAPGGLVSNPVEAISLGVGLMFGTAGLPHILMRFFTVSDAQAARKSVFYATGLIGYFYILTFIIGFGGIALLMSDPVYFKLGPAGAFDKLKDMIGGTNMVAVNLANAVGGPYFLGFISAVAFATILAVVAGLTLAGASAISHDLYAQVIARGRTTEKHEVNLSKISAVVIGIVAIYLGYVFENQNVAFMVGLAFAVAASCNFPVLAMSILWRGTTTWGALAGGLVGLLAAVIMVVLSKAVWVTTLGNPAPLFPYDNPALFSMPLAFATIWIVSLMDKSRRAQRERAAFEAQYVRSETGIGAAGAHAH
- a CDS encoding DUF485 domain-containing protein, encoding MSGTTLNTRGRAAPPGPRPRETAADPQVERIARTPEFQQLVHERTRFAWILTILMLVVYFGFIGLIAFDKSLLAVKVGGTASLGLFAGVFVILFAFALTGVYVARANTRFDALSEALKRSVAR